The genome window accttaaactcctgggctcaggcgatcctcctgcctcagcctcccgagtagttgggactacaggcatgtgccaccatgcccggctaattttttctatatacatcagttggccaattaatttctttctatttatggtagagatggagtctcactcttgctcaggctggtttcgaactcctgacctcgagcaatccaggcacctcggcctcccagagagctatggttacatgcgtgagccatcgtgcctggccagCACTTTACTTTTAGAGTAATGTCTTACCATAACTATTTCTCACTTTGTTGGACCACAGCATCAGCATCGTGACTAGGAAGGAGAATGTTTTGGGAATAGGGATGTCTTGGCTGTATTGACTAACCATATTATCTTTTATAGAGACGCTCTCCTGGTCTGCGTTCTGACTCTACTTTGGAACAGAGCTTAAGGATCACTGTTGGCAATGATCACTTTTGTGTTACCACACCAGAACGGCGACGGCTTAGTGATCGACTGGGATCACCAGTGGATAATCTGGAGGACATGGACAGGTAGGTTTTAGCTAAGGCAGGGTGCACTGTACTCACTTGAAGGCAAAAATATTGCTGTTTTCTGAATGATGTATTTGAAGGATGGTGCCAGCACTAAAATTATTCCCTGTGTCCATGTGTCCATGTCTCCAGTATAAAGTATGACGTTGGAAAAAGGCTTTGTGTGTGGGGAGAGTTTATTGATGTAGACTCTTGctaaataaattgtataaaagaaaaaacaaaaaggttatCCTAGTCTGACTAcaaagaagagacagagaagacaTAATCAGACTCCCCCAAATCAAAAACAGTTGAGATGGAGAAGATTCTAAAATACTGAAACTTTGAGTGGGTCCCTTCTTCAAAGTTAAGTTCTGGACAAAGTAGGGAatcttttttaattatatttttttagcttGTCCAGGCTGAAATATAGATTCAGAAAGtgttaaaataaattcatgtctaatatatgtatgtatattaagtatataaaGCATTAACAGAAAGTTagagatctttaaaaatgttactacTTTATGACTACTAAGTGCTGAGGAAGGGCAACTACACCCCACAGAGTGTTGAAGTACCTAGACCTTAGGTACTAGGAACTTAACAATACATAGGATGTAAATAATCACATTGGGTGTTTTTCACCtcacaaaagtaaaaaagtaagGATGGCAATGCAGGAAAGCACTTTCTCAGAGTCAAGACTGTTAGGTCTCTGCTTAGCACATTGGGAGTTTTCATAAATGATTAGCAGTAGCAATAAATCAGTGTAATGTCTGTCTGTGCACTGGTGCACAGAGCATAGCCAGGCAGGTGGGGGACAGCTGGGCAGGAAATCTGAGGACCAGTGTTGCCATTGGTAATATATACTTCAAAGCTCCAGTGGCTGTGGAGGCAGTGTAACAAGGCAGGACAGTCTTAGGTCATATAACACTGAAATTTCTGAAGATAGGGCTTAAATGTATGTGACTATATCACTTAATTGAGGCAACAGCTCTTGCCTTTCTGGCTACTTCTATTTTGGGAGATGATTGAGTAGGCAGTCTGGGTAGGTGGTGTGTGGTATGATTGTCTTCCTTCCTTGCTGAGGTTTTGAGTTAACTTCAGCATTTCCTCTTGTTAGGCCTAGAATGTCACCTCCCCTCACATAAACTTTGTTGTGCATGTGTGCTTTAAATAaccaattgtatttttaaattataaaaattaaaattttagggaATTTGGGACAGTAATCTTCTAGAGTCATGTATTTCAGAGAAACAAGTATACTTGAGGAAAAGTGAGATTAAGATTCTAAGTGGAGGTGCAAGGTTATCATTTATACTTATGCTCCCTATACATTTATGTTCCTTTCCTCCTATTCAGTATAGTTTGTGTGGATAATTATTGTGCACTAAAACTAATCCACAGGACAATTGGCACACTCAGGATGACTTCTCAAAGTGAGTCTAGTCTTCagtcagtgaaataagccattttttatcctttgtatgtaaatggttttgttgttgttgtttttttctgagaccttactattctttcttttcctttattgaatCTGTTAAGTTTTATATCAGGCTTGGGTGACAGTCAAGTTCCCAGGGTTGTTAGTATCCTCACTTTAGCAGCCCTGTATGTAGAACTGTAACTTATTCTGAAAGGAGAACTTGAACAGGTTGTGTGAAAAATACTGAGACATTTAGCTTTTAAAGACTTATGGATGTGAGGTCTGTTTCTCCTGTTCATCAAAGTACTTTGCACATTAAGTGTTCTACTCATGGAATTCTTATCTCCTAATTCCTTCTCCATGCCTTACCTGACATAGATTGAAGGAATaggagtttttttcccccttctgatTTACCTTGGGGACTAGACAGAAGCAAATACCTTTCTGCAAGCATTTTGGGGATTcatcaaaggaaaagaatggagATTTAGGGCTctgaaggattttttaaaaaaatcatatacatatattttttttagagacaaggtctcactctgttgcccaggtgggagtacactggcatgatcatagctcactgcagcttcaaacttctgggttGAAGTAgtccctgcttcagcctcccaaagtgctgggattacagatgtgaaccactgtgcccagcccatacacattttttaatagctttattgaaatacaggccaggcacctgtaatcctagcactctggctcAGCCTAGCAcaggctcagacctgtaatcctagcactctgggaggccgaggtgggtagatcatttgagctcagagttcaagaccagcctgagcaagagggagaccctatctttactaaaagtagaaagaaattaattggccaactaaaaatatatagaaaaacttagccaggcatggtggtgcatgcctgtagtcccagctactcaagagactgaagcagaaggattgcttgagcccagaagtttgaggttgctgtgaggtaggctgatgccatgacactctagctcaggcaacagagtgagactctgtctcaaaaaaaaaaaaaaaaaaaagaaagaaatatagttcGTATACAATACAATTCACCCATTGAAAGCGTACAGTTCAGTGACTTTccatatattcacagagttgtacgtCTACcctacaatcaattttagaacatttttattactccAGAAAGAAACCATCTACCTTTTAGCCATTACTCCCTTCATCTTACCCCCAGCCTTAGgtaatcactaatctactttctatctctatagatttgcctattttggatatttcatataaatagaatcatatactatttggtcctttgtgactggctacttagcataatgtttggttaagattcatccatgcttgtagcattctttttttttttttttatcactgataacatttcattgtttggatataccacattttgttttgtcCATTCAGTGGTGAATGCATGGAtaatatttgggttattttcaccttttggctcttatgaataatactgctgtgaacatttgtgtataagcttttatgtggacatatatattttttatcttaatggAAATTTGTAAGCACAGAAAAGTAGAGAGAACTCCCATATACCCATCACCCatattcaacaattttttaaatagactttattttagaaaatagttgGATTTAACCAAGGCTTTCAGAGAGTATCCATCACTGAACTATTTTAGGCTATAGGAGATGAGGCCCTTTTTAGGGCTCATTCTTACTGCAGCCGGTTCTTTCTCTCATCCTTTGGGAGTCTAGGGGAAGGAAAACATGAACTTCTAAAAAACCACCTGATTTTTGCCTATATTTACATGAtggctctttattttattttattttattttttaatgtttttatgccTTATTTCATTGTTCTATGCCTCCTTTTGCTGGAGATTTCAAGTCAGGCTTTCTGAAAGCAATCTTATTATTTGTAGCTTCTTAATATTTAGTGCTGGGTTAGATCTTGGGCTAGTATGCTATTGGATGGTGATATGGGATGGTTCTAGCAGGGATCTGAACATGGGAATGTAGGTGAACTTGCCACTACCCATGGAGTCTATGTTTTAGTCCCCTACACTAATATGATCAGAGACTTTGGTAGATAGTGTTTTAGCAATGGAGTGACTCAACTCATGAACATTCCTCACTGGAAATAGGTGTTATTTTCAGCTAACCTACAGAGTAGAATTTTTTACTCCAGTTATATTTGATTTCAGAAATCATCTTTGGTTTATTCCCATTCCTTCCTATTTCATACTacattgaaatcttaaaattccCCAGATTCTTGGGGAGGAGATTGATAACAGGAACCTAGATTCCCACATGTGGCATTCTTGGTATAGAGGATGTGATAAAGTTAATCCTTGATAGCCTTTCATCACTTTATTTATAGCTAGTGTCCAGGTATACAACTTTGAGCAGAGGCAGGACTGGTGAATAAGAAAAGGCAACTTTTTGATGTTCTGCTAATGTAGTTCCAGAGATAGGAAGGCAACTATTAAAAAACAACGAAAAGTCATTTCTAGAAActcacaaaaacaaaagtagTTACTAGAAACTGTAGAAAATACCAATAATTACCATCCTATAGATGGTAATTCACTTTGGAATGTGAGTGACTTGtaagcacttttatttttcatttagattattttaaaattacatacttAAAGTGCTAGAGGATCTTTCTTTCAATCTATGATTTAAATCAGAATCTTCCCACGTGTGAGAATCCAGGGGCCTGTTACCAATGTCCTCCCAAAGAATCTGGGGAATTTCAAGATTTCAATATAGTATGAAATAGGAAGGAAGAGGAATGAATTAAGGATGCTTTCTAAAATCAAACATAGCTGGAGTAGAAAATTCTACTCTGTACATtagctgaaaataaaacctatttcCAGTGAGGAATGTTCATGAGTTGAGTCACTCCATTGCTAAAATACTATCTACTATAAAAGCTCTGTGGCCACAGTGCCCCCCAAAATTTGGACTATTGTGTGCGGTGTAGAGCTCTGAGCTGAAAGGACAGATGTCCCATCCTGTATTTTTCCCTTCATGCTGTGAAGATCCAAGACCTTTGTTGTTTCtatgaaataaaactatgtaGTGAAGTAAACCATCACTTACTCTTTCCTGGGCCCAAGATTAGCAGAGTGCTTGTCCATAACCaggcaaggaaggaaagagagtgaCAAAACAGGCTGTGAGGGagttttgtggttttaatatgtGAGCCAGCAAGACAAAGCATTGAAGAACCttctaaaatgtatgaaaaaatcaTGCTAAttagatcaattaaaaaaaatttttcccccaCAGTGAAACATCTTTTTTTCCAGATGAAATATTATACAGATATAAGGTTGGGGCTAGTGATTTAAATGAAGTAGAAGGGCTAGAATGCTGCCAGTTCTGCTTTTCCAGCACCTCCTTCCTTTTAACAACTCCTGAGAACTCTAGAATCTCTATGGAACACAGCTTAAAAACCACTGATCTGGACtgatgtttctcaaacttttttttttttttttttgagacagagtctcgctttcttgcccaggctagagtgagtgccgtggcatcagcctggctcacagcaacctcagtctcctgggcttaacgatcctactgcctcagcctcctaagtacctgggactacaggcatgtgccaccatgcctggctaattttttgtatatatatattttagttggtcagttaatttctttctatttttggtagagacggagtcttgctcaggctggtttcgaactcctgacctcgagcgatctgcccgcctctgcctgtttctcaaactttaagtGCAAACACATACCTGGAGATCTTGTTACaatgcagattctggttcagTAAGCTTGGGATGGAGCCTAAGaatctgtatttctaaaacattCCCAGGTAACGCTAATGCTGCTGGTCCATACCACACTTTTACCAGCAAAGAGCTAAAATTTAGCTAAGGTGGAGTTGCGTAACCTGCATGATACTCTGCATCCCCAAAGTCTAGTCAAGGAAATTAGCTTAAGGGGTGTATCTATTAATAGATGTATTGGTAATATCACCCCTTGGTTAGAGGCTGAAGCTGCCTGCACCACTGGGGAAGAGAAAATGTTCTACATACTATACATAGATCTGTTTTTGGACTTCATGCTTATGGTCTTTTGCCCCAAGCACTGTAGAGTCCCCTTGACAAATATCGATCTCTTAGCTTTGTATACTCTTGTTCTTTTCAAGTCCATTATATTCAGTGATGCTTGTCTCTTTCTTCAGGGATGATCTGACTGATGACTCTGTCTTCACTCGAAGCTCCCAATGCTCTCGGAGTCTTGAGAGATATATTTCCCAGGAGGAGGAGCCTCTCAGTCCCTTCTTGGGACAACTTGATGAGGACTACCGAACAAGAGAAACTTTCCTGCATCGATCTGATTATAGTCCCCATATCAGTTGTCATGATGAGCTGTTGCGGGGAACAGATCGAAATAGAGAAAAACTCAAAGGCTCCTACTCTATACGATCTGAGGAGAGGAGTCGGGAAGCCAAAAGAGTCCGTTATGATGACACAGAGAAGATACACAGCATGGGAGGGGATCACTCAAGTTTTACATCAGGGACTCGCAACTATCGACAGCGTAGACGAAGCCCAAGCCCTAGGTTTCTAGACCCTGAGTTTCGAGAGCTGGATCTTGCTCGGCGAAAgcgagaggaagaggaagaacgAAGTAGGAGCTTGAGTCAGGAGCTGGTGGAAGTTGATGGTGATGGCACTAGTTGTCCCATCCCTGGATTATCAGGTGTCCTAACAGCATCGGAGTCAGGATATTCTTTGCATCGGCCTGAGGAAGTATCTGTGATGCCCAAGAAGTCCATTTTGAAGAAGCGGATTGAGGTGGACATAGAGCCTTCCATGCAGGTCTCTGCTGCATATCTTCTAGGGTCTCTTAGTAGTCCCtctactatctttttttttttttttttttttttgagacagagtctcgctttgttgcccaggctagagtgagtgccgtggcgtcagcctagctcacagcaacctcaaactcctgggctcaagggatcctcctgcctcagcctcccaagtagctgggactacaggcatgtgccacattgcccggctaattttttgtatatattagttggccaattaatttctttctatttatagtagagacggggtctcgctcttgctcaggctggtttcgaactcctgacctcgagcaatccgcccgcctcggcctcccagagagctaggattacaggcgtgagccaccgcgcccggccgtcccTCTACTATCTTAAAGCCTGGTTACTTCTGTGGGGGCTGTGTCCCTAATAGTATGTTTGTAATATATGCTGGGCCAACATTGTTATTTATGCCTATGTGCTGTACTTTCTAGGACTTTCCAAATGAAACTGTAGGCCTCATTATGCATCAGTAGAGAGTTTCTATTGCCATATAATAGGCTTTCTAAACAGATGTTTTCGAGAGTAGTAACTGTTGTAAGTTTCTTCCTTAAATTGGACAGCCCTGTTAGGAATCTTTGAATATGGGTTTCTTGGAAAGGAAGCTTGAAGGGCAAGGGGAGGAGATGATCACAATTTCCTTATCTTTCTTTAGAGAGAAGACAAAATGGATGAGTTGTAGAACACTAGATAAGAAATCAGGTGATTCTGATTTTAGACTCACCTCTGCCACCAACTTGCTGTGTGATTTTTAGGTCACCTCACCATTTTGAGCCTTGATATTTTTTCCCTCACCTGTGAAAGTATGTTTAGGCAAGACCGCTAGTTTTTAGGTGTCCTCTCAAGAGCTAAAGTCTTCTGAGGACGTGCCTAGGCTGATCAGTTAGGTTCCCAGAGTTTCCTATCCCCACTTCAGCCAAAGCAGCTccacttttgtgtgtttttttcttttggggatccatagagaagaaaacaaacaagctaGAGGATCTTTAAAATCCTTTGGAATTCAGATTCTTtgataaattctataaaatattgtcAAAGGTAGGGATTTCATTTAATTTACCTCATTTCCTGTTTCTCCTTGCTATAGCAGAGACATCAAGGGCCATGAGGACCCATATCTTAAACCTGGCTGGGGATACTTTACCTCCCTTTTaagtgagaaagaacaaagtatttaggtattaatatttatctcaaTTACTAGGGTTCTGAGATTCTGCATAGGGGCTAAATCAGTTGTTTTTGTCTTTGCAGCTGGAGAGTTTTTCCAGCAGTACCAGCTCCAGCCAGGATCACTCCCTCTACTCTGGACACCCATCTCTTCCACTAAGTGGTGCTATTGCTGCCTTTGCCTCAGAGATTGAAAACAAGGGGACTATGGTAGAGACTTCCCTGAAGGAACCTCAGGGCAACCTCTACCAATGGAGTCCCCTCCCTGGAATGCCCAAAGACAATAGTCCTCTCAGAGAAAAATTTGGAGGTTTTCTGTGCCGCAAGGAGAAACTGGATATGAAAGCTGAGGGACCTGAGCGAAACACAGACTTCTTACTGCCCCATGAGAAAGCTAGCCAGGATGGCAGTGGTTTTTCCCGCATTCTGAGCATGTTGGCTGATTCTACCAGTACACAGGAAAAAAGGCGACGTAGCTTCCCTGACAttgaggatgaggagaaatttCTCTATGGGGATGAAGAAGAGGACTCAAAGGCAGAATCTCTACCAAAGCCCCTTGGGGCCTCTGAAAGTGAAGTTATGAGGCAAAAGACAAGCTCCCTGCCCTCTTCAGCGCCAGCTGTAAAGCTAGAATCTCTAGAAGAGACCAATCCTGAATATGCCAAGATTCATGACTTGCTTAAGACCATAGGGCTGGATATTGGAGTAGCAGAAATTAGTAAACTGGCTGCGCGCACCCAGGAGCGGCTTCATGGCAAGAAGCCATCATCACGATCCTCAGCTGACCGCTGTTCCTCAGTTGACCGGCATTTTTCAGCTGACCGCTGTTCCTCAGTTGACCACCATTTCTCAGCTAATCGGCGCTCCTCAGATCCCCACAGACTGGAGAGCAGGGATGCACACCATAGCAATACTCTCTCCCCGGAGGTGTCCCATCCACACCCAGCCTCCCCTGTGGATCCTTACCTACTCACAAAAAACAGCCCCCCATTCCTAAAGTCTGACCATCCAATGGGTCATATTTCAGGCCCAGAGGTGGTTGGCAGTGGGTTTCAGTCATCTGTTGCAGTCAGGTGCATGTTGCCATCAGCCCCATCTGCCCCAATTAGACTTCCACATTCTGCTTCTTTATCTCAGTTTCATATGCCAAGGGCCTCTCAGTTTGCTGCAGCTCGGATACCTCCAAACTACCAGGGACCTGCCATTCCACCTGCCTCCTTTGATGCATATAGGCACTACATGGCATACGCAGCCTCAAGATGGCCCATGTACCCCACCTCTCAACCATCAAACCACTCTTTACCGGAACCACACAGGATAATGCCAGTAACCAAACAAGCTACTCGTAGCCGTCCTAATCTCCGTGTGATCCCTACTGTGACCCCTGATGAGCCCAAGCAGGAGGAGTCAGTGCTAGGCTCAATTCCTGCGGCCCAAGTGCCTGTCCAGGTGTCCATCCCATCACTCATAAGATATAATCCAGAGAAAATCTCTGATGAGAAGAACCGTGCTTCCCAGAAGCAGAAGGTGAGTATTAGCTTTGTGTATCCTGTGGCTGAGTTGTCTACTTTACCATAAATTTGTATTTGCCTTTTAGGAGGCGCTGGAAATTTGTAAGGCCCTTTCACTTTAAGTCCTTTGGAGCCTGCTATCATTACCCAAAGAAATGTATATAGCTCTTCTGTTCTTCTCACATGTTTAGTCTGTAGGATTAAACAGAAGTCTGGCCCTAGGTCCTACTGattgctagaatttttttttcagtttatttctctATCCATATTATCTTAAAACACTGGGTAGGAGTTAGGCTTCAGGTCTTCAGTATGATGTCCTCATGGAGTGAGGAACCAAAATTGGGTTGGGTGAAGGAGAATCAGTAAACCTATTTCATCCCAGTGAGTTCTAGATCATTCTCCTATAATGATTATGGGagttaaaagcaaataattactTGTTGCTTGATAAGTAAAGCAGATTAAGAGGTAAATTTTGCTTGTTCTGGTTTATCTTAGAGGCCaggaataataacaatatatttttatgataatttttaaaaaacagtttttataTTAAGGTTCCTTGGGTTTCCGGTCTGTGGGAAGGGAGCAGTGGTTtctctaatatttaataattctggTAATTTAGAGCAGTAAGTGAAAATTATATAGGGATGAGGAATGCAGAATAGAAGAATTTTGAATGGAAAAATTAATACACACTGTTAATTTTAAAGGTCTTTAATAGATAGTAAGTCACTTTATTTAGGAACATAAAATTGTAATGTATATAAATTTGATTAActcataaaaaaattaagacctgaggagaaaaaaaaggaaaagaaaattggagggacaatcttattttttcccaattaaaaaaatttagccaatCCTTGGGAAGACAAAAAATACTTCCTCTTAATTTTCTGTTGTATTCAGCTTCCCTGAACTTGTCTTTAGTTTTATTGGAGTCTTTTGTTGAAAAGAGGAATAGGTTCAATAAAGATAAAACTTAAGACCTCAGAGACAATGTTTGGATATTAAGgactttctctttacttttcctttaagAGCCTAGCGCACCCAAGTCAGGGCTGATAATACATAGACCTGTTATTATACATTGGCCTATTATAGACAAGCCaaatttgcttttttccattAGATGATAGTAATATAGTTGAAAGATTATGAGCTTTTGTGCAGATATACCTGGATTTTAAATCTCCTCTTACTGGGTAAGAGTAGATGTAACTTCAGATAAGTTACTTAATCATGTACAACTTCAGTTTTCCTACTATAAAATAGGGAAAAGGTTGTAGGATTaaataacatgaaatataaaatgtagctAATACTGTGCCTCATCCATAACACATGTTAGTTCCCTTCTCCATGGTTCTCTTTGGGGCTCAGAACCACTATCTAATAGTTGCTTTTAGTGGCCTTAAGTGCTTCCTACATAAAAACAATACTTTCTGGGCAATGTGAttctgaaaagaaagataaaagatgaCTCTATTCTGGAACTTAGATGGGAATGAAACATCACTTTGACTATGAAGTCAGAGCTGCTGTGTGCAGGTTTTGGAACCCTACATTCAGATAACGTCTAGCACAAGGGTTTCTGGAAAAGAGGAATAGAAAAGGGAGGATGTTGGAGGATGAAGAACTCTCTTGCCATTTTGTACTTTGCAGGTTATTGAAGAGAGGGAAAAACTAAAGAGTGACCGGGAAGCCCGCCAGAAGAAGATGTACTATCTCAGGACCGAATTGGAGCGGCTTCATAAACAACAAGGTACCAAACAGCTCCTTTGCATGACTGCCTTTTTGTAGTAACAGAAATAGGTGACCCAAATGGAGGGGTGTTGATACTCTCAGATAGGTTCAGTGACCTgaagcctctttttaaaaaaattttttgccaTATTAGACTTAACAGAAAAGTTGCAATAACAGTGCAAAGAATTCTCAGGTACTCTTCTCCCAGATTACTAACATTTTACTACAAttgctttatcattttatttctctctctcaatcatgtctatgtgtgtgtaatttttcCTGAACTCCTTTAGATTTAAAGTTGTAGATATAATGCTCTTTTACTCCTGAATTCTTAAGGGTGTATTTCCTAACAACAGAAAATCTACATTCATAACTGTAATGTATTTATCAACATTGGGAAATTAAAAGTAATACTGTTATCCAGTCTACCAGCCTTATTCCTATTTTACCAGTTAGTTGTCCCAATAATGCTCTTTATACCAAATGAAAGTATAAGATAATTCATCACATTCAGTTGTCATGTTCTTTTAGTCTTCTCTAATCTATAACAGTTCCTAAAAgtctttttatttcataacaCTGACATTCTAGAAGAGAAGAGgtcacatattttataatgtacCTTGATTTTGGTTTGTCTTGTTTCTTTATGATTGAATTCAGATTATTCATTTTTGGTAGGAATATCATAGAAGTGATACTGACTTCATATCATATGTTGATTTGTcccattactggtgatgttaactttataatcattttgttaagatggtgtctgccaggtttctctacTTTAAActtactattttattctttttaattagtAAGTATCTTATAGAGGGGATAGTTTGAGGCTGTGTAAATATTCAGTTCTCCTCAAGCTTCCACCCACTAGT of Microcebus murinus isolate Inina chromosome 5, M.murinus_Inina_mat1.0, whole genome shotgun sequence contains these proteins:
- the ZNF318 gene encoding zinc finger protein 318 isoform X3 — protein: MYRSGARSSVSSHRPKDGGGGGPRTGRSSGSSSGPARRTSPPPSGSSSSRTPARRPRSPSGHRGRRASPSPPRARRGSPSPPRGRRLFPPGPAGFRGSSRGESRADFSRDGRGDHPGDSGSRRRSPGLRSDSTLEQSLRITVGNDHFCVTTPERRRLSDRLGSPVDNLEDMDRDDLTDDSVFTRSSQCSRSLERYISQEEEPLSPFLGQLDEDYRTRETFLHRSDYSPHISCHDELLRGTDRNREKLKGSYSIRSEERSREAKRVRYDDTEKIHSMGGDHSSFTSGTRNYRQRRRSPSPRFLDPEFRELDLARRKREEEEERSRSLSQELVEVDGDGTSCPIPGLSGVLTASESGYSLHRPEEVSVMPKKSILKKRIEVDIEPSMQLESFSSSTSSSQDHSLYSGHPSLPLSGAIAAFASEIENKGTMVETSLKEPQGNLYQWSPLPGMPKDNSPLREKFGGFLCRKEKLDMKAEGPERNTDFLLPHEKASQDGSGFSRILSMLADSTSTQEKRRRSFPDIEDEEKFLYGDEEEDSKAESLPKPLGASESEVMRQKTSSLPSSAPAVKLESLEETNPEYAKIHDLLKTIGLDIGVAEISKLAARTQERLHGKKPSSRSSADRCSSVDRHFSADRCSSVDHHFSANRRSSDPHRLESRDAHHSNTLSPEVSHPHPASPVDPYLLTKNSPPFLKSDHPMGHISGPEVVGSGFQSSVAVRCMLPSAPSAPIRLPHSASLSQFHMPRASQFAAARIPPNYQGPAIPPASFDAYRHYMAYAASRWPMYPTSQPSNHSLPEPHRIMPVTKQATRSRPNLRVIPTVTPDEPKQEESVLGSIPAAQVPVQVSIPSLIRYNPEKISDEKNRASQKQKVIEEREKLKSDREARQKKMYYLRTELERLHKQQGEMLRKKRREKDGHKDPLLVEVSRLQDNIMKDIAELRQEAEEAEKKQSELDKVAQILGINIFDKSQKSSNDSKEPTEKPGKAEKSKSPERVSSSPNSSNNKESKVNNEKSRTKSPKPAESPQSATKQSDQLTAVYEYYDAGNHWCKDCNTICGTMFDFFTHMHNKKHTQGQFQKSSDFQKEGHFCPREADVEVTKTMEMSAFLVSRP